The following proteins come from a genomic window of Montipora foliosa isolate CH-2021 chromosome 2, ASM3666993v2, whole genome shotgun sequence:
- the LOC137993110 gene encoding coatomer subunit beta-like — translation MIFRCDKWRKSRHMVPNVSCFVECVYNLMKSSKLAEVQCEAAALLVELTTAPKILEAIEKCYIKILSDKDIDDVLKHVILARLKTVKGKIAAMKEKKKETVKIPIIVL, via the exons ATGATTTTCAGATGTGACAAGTGGAGG AAATCCCGTCACATGGTGCCAAACGTCAGCTGTTTTGTGGAGTGTGTGTACAACCTCATGAAGTCATCAAAGCTCGCGGAGGTTCAGTGTGAAGCGGCTGCCTTATTAGTGGAGCTGACAACCGCTCCAAAGATTTTAGAG GCAATAGAAAAATGTTACATTAAGATTTTATCTGACAAAGACATTGATGATGTGTTAAAACACGTTATTCTCGCAAGGCTAAAAACAGTGAAAGGGAAAATAGCTGCgatgaaagagaaaaagaaggaaacagtCAAAATACCAATAATAGTATTGTGA